The Mus caroli chromosome 15, CAROLI_EIJ_v1.1, whole genome shotgun sequence DNA segment AGATGGATACTGTGCAGTAGGTGCTAGGTTCTGAGTCCTCTGATTTGGGTGCTGGGTTCTGAGTGCTGGGTAGTGAATGTGGTCATCATGCAAATACTCCAGCCCCTCTCCACATGACCCCCCTCCCCGCCGCCTCACCTGCCCAACCTGGGAAGCCATGACTTGGCCATGGAGTAGACCTCGAGGGTGGTACTCTTCAGGATGCTCCTCATCCAATCCAAGTCATCTGGAGCCTCAGGTAGCCACTCCATCAGCCTGTGGGAGAGGCAATGTCAGCTTCCCAGGGAGCCGTGGGATGGTGCCAAATCAGAGGTGagaggggagcagggctgagTGCCCAGGTTGGGCAAGATCATCTCAAGATAGCCTCACGGGGAATATGCATGGTAGGATGACCTGAAGTAGACTTTGAGCTTTAGGAAGGGATGAGGCTTGGGGTCAACTTCCACAGAGTTCCGGTGGGAAGAGTGTGGTGTGATGTTAGGTTGGAGGCTACTCTGCTCTGTTGCCTAGAGATTCAAAGGACCTCTCTGGGGCCCAGCTTTGCTCGCCTGCCCAATGAGGACCCTCAGCCGAAGTCCCTTCCCCTACTTATATCTATCCATCCCTCTTCCTGCCCCTTGGGGGTCATAGGAAAGCAGAAGGACAGACGCGGTGTGTTCTGAGCTGTCTCTGGCAGGCTCACACCATAGAGATGGCTCGATTTTACATTCCTTCAGCATCATTTCATCAGCTCGTGGTTTTAGCCAACAGCTCTGTGCAAGGTGAGTCTGTCAGCAGGAAGGTGTCTCCCAGCTTTGGGTCACTGCTGACCTGATCACTAACTCCAGGCAGTACAACACAGAGTGCTGGGACTCACCATCACAGACTTCTAAGGAAGAGGCTTTTCAGAAGCACAGATCTTGGGTCTAGGTTGGGGCACATGGTTAGAACCCCAGGCAGAggaaatcatgagttcaagaccactctGGATTACAAAATCCTCAGGATTACAATACCACTCTGGGTTACAAGATTAGGAAGATCCTTTCTCCAAGAAAACACCAGCTCTCCCTACAACACCTCTGTGTCTTACTGACCCTGTGTGTCTGGCCACAGTCACTCTCTAgctttccctataccctcctccccttgGGTTCCTAGGGTATGCTTGACTCCCTTCTGCCCCAGGACCTTTGTACGCACTACCCTGTCCACTTGGAaggctctttcttctcctttgcctAACGGACTGTAGCTCATCCTTAAAACTATAATACAGATGTCATTGCCTTCCTTCCCTGAACAAACAGGTCTGAGTATGTGCCAGGCTAGCTCTGTGCTAGTATGACTCTTTCTCAGAAGCTAAAATGCCCAGGTGATGTGGCCAGCTGTGAGCTGTGTGCTCCACCAGGCCAGGAGCCAGGCCAGGGTCAGCCTGCCTCTCTTGCCCCGAGCTAACACCTAGTCCTCGGTCAGCCTTCAGCAGCCAGTGAGTGAGCAAAGGAAGCAGCATAAGCCACTAAGCCAGCAGGGATGCAGCTGCAGCCAGTCTgacctgaagggaccctgttatttAGGAAACATGCTATGACTCAGAGAGGTCAGGAGAGCGGGCCCACACCACACAGCCAATCTGAGGTAGATCAGCTGGGAGAGTTGCCAATGGCATCATCACATTGTCACAGCAACTCTACCATGGATCAGAGGGCAGAAGGTCACAGAACAGGCCTAAGTACTGGCCAGAATTCTGGGTAGCCAGCCACATCACCTCCCTTATCAGTTCTTTTGGTAGAGCCTACTCAGGCACTCCATGGGCCAGCCCGTGGCAACTAAGTGTGGGGAAGGCAGGTACCTGCCATCTCTAGCCACCTACCCACCCTCCCTGGTCacaacctcccccctccccagcccaggcTATCTCACCTCCTGCTCCGGAAGTAGGCATATTCGAAGGGCAGAGAACAGGGCAGTAGCAGGTAGGTCAGCACCTTCCCTGGCACTGAACACTGGACACGGGCCCAGAAGTCTCTCTTGCATGCCTTTCTCAGTGCTGCAAGACAGGAAGACACCCACGGCTCCTTCGTACTCTCAGGCTGTGAGGTTGTCTCCCCTAGCCAGCCCAGGTCACCCTGGAGCCACCAAGCCTTGTGGTCCCAGAAGATGAAGATAGTATGTGAACCTCAGCATCTCCATATGGATGGAGCCATAGCTGCCAGCAGGGGTCACCCTATACACACTCCGCTTAACCCAGGAGGCCCCCCTACAGAAGATGAGACCAAGGTTCAGAGTGGTAGTTCAGAAGTGCCCAGTGAGAGTCTCTTCCATGAAGAGGCAGAGCCAAGACAACCTTGAGGCCTGCCAGGCTCTGGTTCTGAGCTCCATTTTCCTGTTCTCCTACCGGGAGAAGTCCATCACGGTGCCTTGGATAAACAGGCATCCCCGGGCCTTTCTCACAGCAATCGCCTCAGAGCAGCTGTGACCACAGCATCCTTGTTTGCCAGGCCCAGTCCCCTTATTTACCATGCTAAGCAGGGTGCTCCCACCCTGACTGGTCAGGGCAAGAGCCAGAAGGTCACTCCAGACTGCTGGTAACTCTGATCGCAGCTGCGATTGCAGGCAAGGAGACAACAGCCAACTCCATCTATGCCCTAGTCATGGGAAGTGGGTCCCAAGCAGAACACTCCTCCAAGGCAGTGGGTGGGAACCTAGGGTGTCTAAGCACTAGACTTACTCTCCCATTTCCTGCCCCAGCCAGCTGCAGTGCACAGGGGCAGTAACCACATCCCACTGATCCCAAATTCAGAAGCCTGGACTTGGGCTCAGTGCAGACCAAAAGCCTTCTGGATATAAATTAATCTCTTACTTCCTCAGTGTCTCTTCTTGAACCTTCACTATCATCTCAACCTCTTTGGCCACTGCCCTCCCTCATTAGCTCCACTGCACCCCAGGCCTCCTCCcagctgtggtttgaatgagaatgacctccacaggcacatatgtttgaatacttgctccttggttggtggaagtgtttgggaaggattagtgggtgtggccttgttggaggaagtgtgtcactgggggcaggcttgagatttcaaaagattCCCACCAGGCTCTTGAAATTTGAGACAGAAGCTCTTAGCTGTTTCTACCAGCATCatggaactgtaagctaaatcaaacacttccttttgtttgtttttgttttgttttgggggggacagggtttctctgtgtagccctttctgtcctggaactcactttgtagaccaggctggcctcgaactcagaaatccgcctgcctctgcctcccaagtgctgggattaaaggagagcgccaccatacccggccaaacacttccttttataagttaccttgatCGTGGTATTTTATCTTAGCAATACAAAAGTAACCAAGATAccagctctctcctcctgcctacCCAGTCATCCCCAAGTTCATGTCTGCCATCTTACCCTAACACTATGCTATGATCCCAGAGACCCACCAGCTcagcctctccagccccaaggcctTTGCCCATGTGATGACCTCTGCCCAAACTCTCATCCCTCCATCTTTGGCTGGCAGCTCCCATTGAAGTGTCTCTGGGATGCCACCtgccatgtgtgcctgtgttcatCCCTAGGCACCTCAATGTGGCCTGGATACAGACCTGTCTCTCCCAGGCACGAGCTTGGGCTCAATACCCGAATGGCAGATAGGAAGAGCTGTTAAGTTCCTTCTCtcagggcctcagtttccccactgatGAAATAGGTTGCAGTTAAGAGTGGATGACACAGAAAAAAGCCCCCAGCCACACTTGACATTTGGTAAGGGCTTGGCAGATATGAGCACGCAGGCCAGCGAGGGGAATGAGAAGGGGCAGTACCAGTCTCCAGCTCCGGTGACAGCAGCTCGAAGTTGGGCACGTCCTTGACTAGCACATTGGGAATGTCCCACCTGAAAGTTGGGCCAGTCTTCTGGCCCTGGTCATGGTCAGTGCCCCTGGGCCCTTCCACGAGGGCTGGAGGCTCCTTAGATACCAGCGACCACAGCACTGGCTCCTTGGTAAGTCCTGGATTGAGAAGGAGAAGATCTGATAGTTGCACAGCGGCAACCTCCAAAGGAACATGTCTCAGTGCTCAAAAAAACACTCCAGGACTCGGGCTGCAGTATGGACCCCAGTGGGCCCTGCCCTGCTGTCCCACATACCTAGAGATAGAGCCCTGTTCTCAGATTCTGTCTTACTCCTACCTCCCAGCCATGTGAGCCTTGGcacttctgcctcagtttccctctatAAAAAGAACTTaatatcgaaagatggcctagtcggccatcactggaaagagaggcccattggacttgcaaactttatatgccccaatataggggaatgccagggcNNNNNNNNNNNNNNNNNNNNNNNNNNNNNNNNNNNNNNNNNNNNNNNNNNNNNNNNNNNNNNNNNNNNNNNNNNNNNNNNNNNNNNNNNNNNAACTTAAAGCCTACTGTCATGAGTTAAATGCAGTACTTTTGAGCTCTGGCCCAGAGTAAGGCTCTGCACGTTGGGGTGGAGCACTAGGATTGAGGATAGGTCTGAGGTTTAGAGCCTGGGTTCTCCTCTCAACCTTGCTTCAGAGGATGACAGCCATGCTTTCCACCCCTGGAGACCAAACACCGCCTGCCAGCTGACATACCCCTTGGAGCACAGCTCTCCTCCAGCCGTCTGACTCTGTCTTCCCATCCCAATCAGACACTCTATAGTTGGTCCTGATCCAGCTCAGCCATCACCTCCAGGAAGTTCTCCCTGCTTACTCTCCCTACCTCAGACCATGATCTTTCTCTGCCCCAGTTTGTCTCTGGAAGTGCCCCCCATCACCCCCTCCCATCTCTATCATCATGCTCCAGTCTTTGGAAGCTCTAGAATAGGACCCAAATGTCTCACTTATAGACTCCCCTCTGTGGTTCAGCCACATGCAGAGCAGGCACTGAAATCCCAGGGTTCAAATGCCAGAGAGGCAGAGTCCACCTGACATCATCCCATTACCACCCTCTGCCACCTACCCCGTCTCTCCAGGAACCTCAGGGCATCCAGGTAACCTTGTCGGCAATGGTCAGCTACCACCTGGGACACAGGGCAAAGGAAGGATAAAGCTTGGGGTTCTCTAGCTACAAGTCATGGGCTGGGGACATATCAGCAGATGGACACAGCCCAAGTGCAGCCTGCTGCCCCGGTGACCCTCCACAGGGCTCGGGAACCCCAGAGACACAATACCAGTCAGGGAGACCCAGAGTGCACAGGGCACAGATCTGATCCTGACGTGCCCTTCCCTTGGGCAGCTCACTTCGCTTACCTAGAACTCAGGCACCTGCCTCCATCTGAGATCTCCCTCCAATAGACAGGGTGACCAAGCCTGGGTCAGGGTCTGAGGGATCTCCACCTGGATCCCCACAAGCCCAGGACAGCCTCTTCCTTTACCCTTCGCAGGGGATGTGGCATGGTGTGAAAGTGGAGCTCAGAGGAAAATTCTGTGCGGtcatctcttccctccctccctccctccccccctccctttaTGTTGGttcctggaatcaaactcagctaCTAGGCTTGCACACCAGGTATCttttttacctgttgagccatcacattctgtgtgtgtttgtgcggcGCGAGAGCACATGTATACTGGCTGAAGTCTTGGAAGCTTGTTGTCAAGACCATACTGGACTAACAGAGTAAATCTTAGCTCTCCCACTTCTGGGCTCTGTGACTGAATAAGTAGTTACATAACCTGCCTGAGCCtatgtcctctgtcctctgagaagtGAAGCTCCCTAGAGGTTGGGGGCCATTGTGGCACACACCGTTCACGGAGCACTTGgggtacagagacagtcagatctaacctgatctacatggtgagttccagaccagccagggctacattgtaagactctgtctcaaaaaggcaaaAACTGGTGAGATATTGAAGAGATCGCTCAGCAACGGGAAGCCCTGGCTGCCCCTGCGGAAGAGCACAGCTCAACTCCCTGCAGTCATGTTGGGGGGCTCACAACTGCCAATAATTCCAGTTCCTGGGGgcggggatccaatgtcctcttctggtctctgtaagcactgcattcacatgcacacacacacacacacacacactacatgcacacacacacgcacacacactacacacacacacgcacactacatgcacacacacacacacgcacacacacactacacacacacacacgcacacacacacacacactacatgcacacacacacactacatgcacacacacacacacactacatgcacacacacagatgcataaaaaaagataaatctagaagaaggaatggagggggctggagagatgactcagcggttaagagcactgactgctcttccgaaggtcctgagttcaattcctggcaactacatggtggctcacaaccatccgtaatgagacctgatgccctcttctggtgtgtctgaagatagcgacagtgtatttataataaataaataaataaataaataaataaacaaatctttaaaaaacaaacaaaaaaaggaatggaaTTAACTGTCTCTGCTCATGGAACCTGCCAGTTGAGTGCTGACCACAGCTGGACTCCAGGCCAGGAAGGGACAGAAGAAGGGTCAAGTTTCTGCTCCAGGCCTTGTGTGACTTGAGGTGGGGCAGTAACTGAAGCTGATGGATCATAGGCGAGGACCATGCAGGGTGACCTACCTCAGGCTTGGGGGGGAACACAGATTTGATCCCCCTAAAGAAGTTCCTGGTAGAGATCTGGAAACTGGCATTAAAGGCAGTTAGCTCAAAAAGACTATGTGATATGTTCTGGGGACAGATGTCCACTGTCCCGTTGAAAGGAGAGACGGTGATGGTGGTAGGGCAATCGGAGAAGGGCAGGTTGTTGCTCAGAGCCCCATCAATGAAGCgctggaaggcagagaggcattAGTCCACACCATCTTCCCCTCACTCTCCCCGTATCGATGGAAGTCCATTCCTTCCTCTAgcctagcttctgagcctctcTAGGAAGGGAAGGCttgacacacagtaggtgctttaACATCGGGTGGCCTCCTTATTCTTATCTCCACCTCTGGACAagcccttgtcctagctgcctggagccCAGAGTGGAATGCAGACAGGGGCCCTCCTGGATAAACTCACCTGGCCTCTGAATGCCGGGGGGATCACCCCACAGTATAAGGGTAAATACAAGGTGCAGATTAGAGCCTGGAAGAGAAGAGCATCACCCTCACTCAGTGCTCACATGTGAATGCAGGCATCCTTGAAGCCACCTTCCTCTCCCTGCAGAGGGCgccctagctgcctggagacTGCAAGTCTAATCTAAGAACCTAGACACCAGTaccaattcacacacacataccccaggTCTGGCAAGGAGGTGCCACCAAAAGCCTCGGTGTGTTTTCCCAAAGAGTGTTTTCAGAGGTGATCCAAACAAATGCACTTCTGAGAAGGAATGCCAGGCTCTCTTTCCCCACAACAGACACTATCTCCTAACAAAAGCCCTGACAAGTCTTGCTGATGTTAGGCAGAGGTGGGGCcgggggatggaggatggggtgggggagatgctTCGCTTACAGACTTATCCTGTGCTGGCCTTGTGCTGTAAAGGACTGTGCACATTGTCCTGTGTTGCTTAGCATCATCTCTGGTCTGCATCATCATCCCTGGTCTTATGCCAGCAacacgcacaggcacatgcaGAGGGTGACAGGCAAGGAGAGTTCCAGCGTGGCCAACTAGGCTGGGAGGGGCAGGGCTGGGCAAGTACTGTAGCTCCCAGGGCACACAGAGCCTTCCTGACCTGACAACCCTGAAGAGTACTGCTCCCACTGTCCCTgggggaagcagacacaggccTGGCTCAGATGTTTGAGATGTGAATTTCCCACAGATGGCTGCGGTTCGTGACAGCTTGAGATTCACTGAGCACCTTGTCCAGGTGAACACACCAGGACAGCTCTGAAGTGCCTCCATGAGCATCAGCCCACAGCAAGTGACACCCCCTCAGGTACACACTGACAACAAAACACCTATGTTCCAGTAGACAGGGGCCCTCCTGAGTCAGACTGTCCTAGAGTCGGGGACAGGGCACCAAGATGAGAATGAGTCTATCTGGACCTCAGCATCAGGAGCAGATGGGACAGATGCCATGACAGGAAGAGTGGGCAGAGCTATGCTGAGGGACTCCAGGACTCTACACAAGGAGTTGAGGCCTTCCAGTATGGAGACCCATATTCCTTCAGAACTTTGGCCCCGCTTTCCTTATCCCCTAAACTAGAACCTATCAAGTCAGAACAGGCTTCATTCCttctctgccttattctcttGGTTGAATTTCACATAGGCCCTTTCCCAATCCCTTCCCAGGAGGTAGGCTCAGTGGGTACAAGCCCTGAGAAGGTAAGGTGTTTCAGATGTGCCCAAGCCTGGCAAAACCCCGCAGCATACAGCAGTGCCCACACATATTAGATGCTCCCAGTAAACAGTTTGCTCTGGCAATCAGAAAATGCTTAGGAAAGAGGGGTGAGCAGGACAGAGCAGACACCTGTGGACTGAGCAGCCATAGAGGTCCTGACTGTGAAAGTTCCTCAGTCGATCCCAGGTCTGACAGCACCTCGGGTTCCTCTCCACCTCAGCCTCTACAGAGCCTTGGACTCAGGCCAGTCTTGGATACAGCCTAGCTACTGCTCctcccctctacacacacacacacacacacacacacacatacacacacacacatacacaNNNNNNNNNNNNNNNNNNNNNNNNNNNNNNNNNNNNNNNNNNNNNNNNNNNNNNNNNNNNNNNNNNNNNNNNNNNNNNNNNNNNNNNNNNNNNNNNNNNNNNNNNNNNNNNNNNNNNNNNNNNNNNNNNNNacacacacacacacacacacacacacacacacacctagactCAGTCTATTATTATGTGGAGTATGTTCCCCAAGTCCCAGGTCCCAACGTAGCACTGGCTCACCTGGATGAGTTCATCCCGAGTGGCAAAATCGGTGACTATGAAATTCTTGCCATCAGGCCATCGGGTCATGGAGATGCCCAGCCTCTGGGAGGCTAGAATATGGCAGTTGTCAGGAAGATTTTCATACAGCGTTTTCCTGATGTGTTCAATGGGTCCATAGGCCGGATGGAAGATGCCCAGGCTCAGTCGCTCCACAAGTTTCACCATGTCCAGGAGATTGGAGCAGGCAAAGTCTGCAGGGCAGTGGGAACTGAGTAAGGCCTCAGTGACCTGGGACCACTGAGGGCCACCCGTACCCACCAATGGTCCACTTCTCTCAGGGATGCCTGGGAATCAGTTCTTTAACATCTCTGCCCAGTCCTGGTAACCAAAAcgctcaaaaacaaaacaaaacaaaaacaaaaacaaaacaccttaggGATAGTACCCCAAATCTAAAGCCAGGATCCCATCTTTAGAGATAAAAGTGACTGCAGGGGTCCTCAGATTCAAAGGCTGAATTCTAAAGCCCCAGGGACACATCCCTCAGCGCCCTGCGGGAGTCCTTAGACCCTGAGAACTTCCTAAGTACCTGCGGACTTGCCAAAGACAACGGTCATGGCATTGAGTGCCCCTGAGGAGGAGCCATAGATGCGGCGGGCACCCTGGATGAGTCGCGGCGCTCGCTGTCGCAGACACTGGGtgacacccacatggtagaggcCCATGTAGCCAGAGCCTgagaaggacaggctccagcctccctctgcctccaggaagTCCATAATAGGGTGCTTGGGACGCGGGGCTGCAGACTCCTCAGCTGGAGCTCGAAGGAAGGAACTGTGCACTAGAGCCCCAATGTGATGGGACTAAGCCGGGATGGGGATGGAGCTCCGGGAGGCTGAGCAGAGCGGCTCCGCCCTAGGCTGAGTCAGCTGTGGCCCTAGCAAGTGAGGGGTTGGTGCAGCCACCCTCTCCACGTGTACACGGCTGCCCCCAGGCATTACAAGCCTACACGGTTCCCAATTACAGTCACCTAACCTCCAGGTGTCTGCATtttgaaagagggaaagaggcacAGTCAGGAAGGACTGCACCTAATCTTCAGGCCAGAGGTCAAGGACCAGCATGGTACGTGGGAGGCCAGAGGCCTGGGATCTAGGCTCTGCAAGGAAGGTTGCTATAGAACAGTTGCTTCAAACATACAAAATCTCTCCTCTCCGCAGTCACGATGGGAAGTTGAGAGCATGGACCAGGCTCTCAAATGTGTATTTCTGAACAGGTGAGATGACAGGTTCTACACAGCCAAGTCATCACAGGGAAGTCAAGCCAGACATGCCATGAGGGTCAGGGGAAATGAAGTGCACCCCAGGATGCCAAGAGGGGGAAGATAGCAGCAGTATGTGGGGTAGTGAGCAAAGAGGACTCCAGTAAAGAAGTGGGGTGAGTGGAACTCAGTGGGACACACACTGAGCATGGGAGACTCTTACAAGTAACCAATAAGGAAAGAGCGCATCACACTGCATGCTGCCTGGTACAAACATCCCCCTACAGGCTCGCCTTCCAGCCACGTGGCTCATCCAATAACAGCACAACCAACCCTGACCACCCCAGTTCTacgcacctccccccccccccccccccccccccccccccccccccccccccgccggaTATCCATGGCCAAAGCAAAGTACTGACTCCTGTAGgttgttgttctctgacctccacacatacaccacccacacacactaaGATAAACACATTGTAACTTAAATGCAAACCTCACTCCGTGGTGTAAAAATAATAAACGTAACTATCAGAAAGGTCGCAGGTGAAGTGTCCTAGAGGGCGTGACTCTGGGGAGTCCCCGGTGATGGGAAGTGGAAGGAGACCTCAATGTACCCAGGGGCTGAGCTTTGTGGCTGAGCTAGGCTTAAGCTCCATGCAGGGGCTCCCTGCACCAGCCCCATTCCAGCAGCCAGGAGGGGGCAGCAGGCCTATGCCCCTAAATCCTCTGCAGGGCAATGTGATGTAGCCACCTGGAAGCTGGTTTCCAGGTGAGAGTCTGAGGAGCAGGTGGGTCAGgcagtggcggcgcacgcctttaatcccagcgcttgggagacagaggcaggcagatttctaattcgaggccagcctgatctacaaagtgaattccaggacagccagggctacacagagaaaccctgtcttgaaaaaccaaaaagaggggctggtgagatggctcagtgggtaagagcacccgactgctcttccgaaggtccagagttcaaatcccagcaaccacatggtggctcacaaccatccgtaatgagatctgatgccctcttctggtgtgtctgaagacagcaacagtgtacttacatataataataaataaataaatctttaaaaaaaaaaaaaagaaaaatttaggaaaaaccaaaaagaaaaaaagaaaaagaaaagaaaccgaGGACCAGGTAGGGCTGGAGGGCAGAGGTTAAGGACACACCTTTGCAACTGTACACTGTGGCTGATGGTGTCACCTGCCAGCAGCCTGAAAAGGTTCCTCCCTGTTTAGGGACTCCCCGCAGATAAAGCCCAGTCCTGATTTCACCACAACAAGCATTTCAGAACCAGATAGAATGAACCGGATTAGTGAGTTTATGAAGTGTTGAAACAGAGTCATGAAAGAAGAGGACAGTGTGCACAGAAAGCAAGGAAGGGGGCagttttttaaagcatttaatttgtgtgtgtgtgtgtgtgtgtgtgtgcgtgtgcgtgtgtgagtgtgtctgtgactgtgtctgtgtctgtgtgtatatgtatgggtgcgTGTACTATGGTGCACATGTGCTTCTGAGAAGACCATCTGTGGtaaggagttggttctcccccTCCACATGTGGGTCTGAAGGATGGAACTCGGGTTGCAAGGCCTGGCAGGAGGCACCTTTGCCAGGTGAACTTCAGGAAGATAAGCACTTGCTTTGGAGGTAATTTGGCCATTAGTGGCTCGCGGTCCGATTCTGGAGTGCGGGGCTCTTTCCACCccattttttccccctgtctGCCATCTTTCATTCCTTACTCATACATTTTTCTCTGGCTTTAGGCTGAGGCCTTCTTGGTAATACAGTCTCATTTCTACTACAGCCCTGAGAGATAATAAATAATAccagcctcattttttttta contains these protein-coding regions:
- the Pnpla5 gene encoding patatin-like phospholipase domain-containing protein 5 isoform X2 translates to MDFLEAEGGWSLSFSGSGYMGLYHVGVTQCLRQRAPRLIQGARRIYGSSSGALNAMTVVFGKSADFACSNLLDMVKLVERLSLGIFHPAYGPIEHIRKTLYENLPDNCHILASQRLGISMTRWPDGKNFIVTDFATRDELIQALICTLYLPLYCGVIPPAFRGQRFIDGALSNNLPFSDCPTTITVSPFNGTVDICPQNISHSLFELTAFNASFQISTRNFFRGIKSVFPPKPEVVADHCRQGYLDALRFLERRGLTKEPVLWSLVSKEPPALVEGPRGTDHDQGQKTGPTFRWDIPNVLVKDVPNFELLSPELETALRKACKRDFWARVQCSVPGKVLTYLLLPCSLPFEYAYFRSRRLMEWLPEAPDDLDWMRSILKSTTLEVYSMAKSWLPRLGSPPATRADSGLLRQRRGTAPSGNRPLNHRWFPGMD
- the Pnpla5 gene encoding patatin-like phospholipase domain-containing protein 5 isoform X1, with amino-acid sequence MDFLEAEGGWSLSFSGSGYMGLYHVGVTQCLRQRAPRLIQGARRIYGSSSGALNAMTVVFGKSADFACSNLLDMVKLVERLSLGIFHPAYGPIEHIRKTLYENLPDNCHILASQRLGISMTRWPDGKNFIVTDFATRDELIQALICTLYLPLYCGVIPPAFRGQRFIDGALSNNLPFSDCPTTITVSPFNGTVDICPQNISHSLFELTAFNASFQISTRNFFRGIKSVFPPKPEVVADHCRQGYLDALRFLERRGLTKEPVLWSLVSKEPPALVEGPRGTDHDQGQKTGPTFRWDIPNVLVKDVPNFELLSPELETALRKACKRDFWARVQCSVPGKVLTYLLLPCSLPFEYAYFRSRRLMEWLPEAPDDLDWMRSILKSTTLEVYSMAKSWLPRLGSPPATRADSGLLRQRRGTAPSGNRPLNHRFADCALG